The Vanessa atalanta chromosome 24, ilVanAtal1.2, whole genome shotgun sequence genome has a segment encoding these proteins:
- the LOC125073597 gene encoding uncharacterized protein LOC125073597: MSEEEMRNENLENPDVLKTVQLLAKGLMEIYEPPISTLNTHLKELTDEQEAVHNMIVSENRRIDDLQNDATLDALLADIATNKEKLTSLTSSMLSLHKRVQDLQVRAANVEKAAKSRATN; encoded by the exons ATGTCAGAAGAAGAgat gAGAAATGAAAATTTGGAAAATCCAGATGTTCTAAAGACAGTGCAGTTACTAGCAAAGGGCTTAATGGAAATATACGAACCGCCCATATCAACTTTGAATACACATTTAAAAGAATTGAC AGATGAGCAAGAGGCTGTACACAATATGATTGTATCAGAAAACAGAAGAATAGATGATCTACAAAATGATGCTACATTAGATGCATTG ttagCTGATATAGCGACAAATAAAGAAAAGTTGACATCGTTAACAAGCTCGATGTTGTCGTTACATAAGAGAGTACAGGATTTGCAG gtgaGAGCTGCAAATGTGGAAAAGGCTGCAAAAAGTAGGGCGACAAACtga